The sequence CTTTTTCAAGTATCAGTCaattggtctcacaagtgttggtaCACCGTTTTTACTCCAATGAAGTTACTTGGTCCCACTTGCGGCTTAAAGTcggaatggatttttgtttgcaacaactcaaaataaatttGTACGTACTTGAGTCAAAAGGCTATGACGAgttttcaaaaagataaaagcacacaaagaaacgtAGACACTAATAAACGGacccaaaactaatttacaacctagtagacaattactagtaatttgttaattagcaatagaatcaacaaaatgcaactaagaaacaaagattagaaactaagaaatcaaaaaattcgAGCTTACttatgttgcgtgaacagtaaaacgtgatgACATGGCATCCACGTAATTGGTCGCGGtcccacataatttttttttttaatcaccaATTTGAAGCTTTTGTCTTGATACAATTTGGAATGGATGATTTTGTCTTTTGGTGGAAAAATTCAAGTCttagaaactttttcaaatcAACTCAAAAAGTGAGACTTGACTTtactattcccacaaaacaaggtccttgaaatatgaaaaagtggttgacaagtctttgaagtgatgtgttcaagtctcttcaccaacaacttttcaactttattttacatcttttttggATCTATGTTATACCTTATATTGATTAAGAGATGTCAAgatgtgaagaacaacaagatcttaacaacaatttctcaagaacaccaCCAACATTCACCTCCAAGTCCACGATAATTGCAACACACGACCTAGATCAACAATATCAACACACGACCAACTTTCAATTTACATCAACAAGGTCAACAACATAAGCTCAAACCTTTAAATCTAGACACTTTAGTGTTGGtaagaaagaaaccaacactagaaacaatctaaacaaacaaaagactacaagatctagCCACAAAGAAACATGTCTCGGCCAAGAACTAGAAcaacttctacatttttttttttgtatttttaagctagctagcccaagattgatcttgtgaaaataaaatcaagtcatgctttgataccaaatgatacaagatcgacaaggaagACACTAACACGCACCAAAACAATCCATGATTTGAAGAACTGAGGACCCCTTTTGGTGATCCCTCTCAGattcactacacaataacaatacaagcacgataacaacaacattctaaggtgttcaacacctataatcagcgagccacaaactaagattacaacacaataaaaagaacaaaaatgacaataAGTTCTCGGGTTTGGACACCCAAAACCAAGAATGAACATAACagcaataataagatagaatgatagataacttgacacacaatgcacaaacactatgaaccaaaATGTATATTAAAcactaagacccaagaattcataaaataacatcaagttcttacggtgacctcaagggaatggaatccccaagcaaccaacgttttAAAACAAGCagccaacacaagtgattccacacttgtcacaagtgatatccacacttgtatgaacactctcaaagagctctcaaaatatcatctaagctatgagaaaatgacctaatatgttctatttatagcctaggttacaacttattgcaaaatgactaaaatacccttaatgagccaacactccaaagcttgttccattagtTGGCCAGTCACCCGAGCACGAGTTCTTTACGTATTGATCCACAAtcatgatcgtactcgtatcaccCTTTTTGGCACATATATTTCTATTACAGAGTACTCGATCCAATCATTTTGTAcctattttatccttgttattaaatattgtatattatctaatacttaaatgacttataataacaactaacaagaaatgatatagtaaaattactataaaaagtacttgtaaaaaaatttatgtgGATCCCATATAAGTTGTCAAGTTAATTTTAAGAGTTAACTtattattttgtgtctattttacctgtttttatgaaatataattaattttctaatgcttacatgatctataataattaattagaggtgacaTAATAAAATCATAGTTGAAGCAGTTAAAGCAGGCATGTCGTCTACAAACTGCCTGCTCGACATGCCTGCCTCTGCAGCTTTATCCGACtcaaaataactaattagaagcgatatagtaaaattactattaaATGAAcctgtgaaatttttttaagtggacaccatataagtcgtcaagttaatttaaaacattaagagttaacttataattttgtgtctattttacctttttttaaaatgaaatattattaattttttaatgtttagatgatctataataattaacttgggtatataataaaattacgattgaagcagttgaagcagacatgtcataaatgtctattatacttattttattaaatattattaattttttaatacataaataatttataataattaatcagagatggtatagtaaaatcacagttgacGCAGCTAAAACtggcatgtcataaatatttattttacttttttagaattttttaatacttaaatgacttataaaattAATctggaatgatatagtaaaatcatgattgaaacagttgaaatagacatgtcataaatatctattttatttttttaattaaatattattaatttttaatatataaatgacttgtaataattaactaagaataatatagtaaaattacgattgaagcagctgaaacagacatgtcataaatatctattttaattttttaattaaatattattaattttctaatacgcaaatgacttataataattaattagaaataatatattaaaattatgattgaGACCGTTGAAGCAAGCTTGTCCGCAAGCTATTTGCTTTAGCAGCTTATCCTCACTTATAGTACAGTAATAGAAATATGATATGATTAGCTAAAATAATCTTAGGACTAAATTATATTCTGtgtatctcaatttatgtgttaCTCTTTCTAATAATCTCCCTAGAAAAGTTAGCTTTCCATAAAGAAAtttaactttcatttttttttatccttgATGATTGATAAAGTGATTTATAGTCCTACAAACATTTAAAATTCATTTTgaatgacaaaattaaaaaaaattcttttctttttaatgttttttatgaatcaaataatgtccacataattttaaaaaatatccagcactaaatactaaaaataaaataatagtatcataaattatcttaaaattattattgttatccaTCCACCAATCAAACAACTCCAAAAAGTTCTTTGAAAAGACTAGGAGCAgaataaattaattcttttttgttttctatcCGATATCTGCATTAAAGCCCCGACTAATTCAAATTACGCGTTATAAgatctattaaaataataatacttcCAACAAAATTTTTTGATCGAACTGTCAATCTCTAActaagaatgaaacacataaatTAATTCTACTACACACTCCTTACCAAATAGGTGGAAAACcaaaacataagaaagagaagagaatataaaatatcaatataaGTAGGGGTGGATAAGAGAAGGGTGTGGGTGTGTATTGAATTCAGACagagaaaaggaagaagaagatataaaCGAGGGTGCGTTGTAGCGTGACTGTCAAATATACATATTCTCtcttactttctctctctctctctctctctctcttttgggAGATTCGATTCAATCGCCCATCATTTCGGCTTTTACAATCTATGTCTCCTGCCTCTCATCCCTCACTATAATGTTCTCTGTACCTTCCCAATTCATATATAAACAAACATTCACCCCTTTCTTTGGATTATTACTCTGAAAGTTCCCTCACATGCCAAAACAAATTTACTGTTTGTCGCCAATTCCCAACTTTGGTACGTTTCTTAAATCTCTCTCATTACCTTCTTCTAAACTCTTGCTTATTATTAAGtaatatttattattctattgtGTTGCGTTGTTGAGGAATTTCTTTTAATGAACATCTTTAGCTAGTTGTGTCCCTCGAGTGTTTTGGGAATTTATGTATGAAGGACTTGTGTGCAAAATTCGAACGTGGAATTCTGTCTTTATGTGATTTGGGATAGGTTGTCGTTTGGGtaaactaatgcattttttaAAAACCCAAATCTTTTTCTCCAAATCCAACACAAGGTGGGTGCATTTTCTTGAAAGCATACATACCCATGTGAGAGTTATGGCCAAATCTGCACTGCATAAATTGACTGGTCATTTCTGGGTCTGGAGATTCTTTTTTTTCGAAACTGAGTTTAGAGACCTTTAGCTGAGAAGTATGCACTAAGAAGGTTCCCTTTTATGGAAATGGGATCTGCTTTTTTAACATCTCATCATACCTAAAATAATACACTAATAATAACGGATTAATAAATTTAACAATAATTGCTTACTCCCTGTATCTTTGTGAAGAGTTGAACCCATCGGGTGAAAAAACTGAGAAATCATGATATCAATTTCAGATAATGTTATCTCTTATGTACAATTTGTTTTTAAACAAATCAAATGAGAAAATATATAGCAGTTTGTCAAATTTACCATGTTTTGTCTCAGCCTTTTTTCTTACTACCAATACTATATGGTATAAAATCTGATGATGggttttttattaaactaaaaaaaataaaaaattattcatctGCAAGCtgtctcttttttatttttttccatttcctCAATCATTGTGTTGATCTGTTTTTGTTTTTGCAGGCCCTGTTTTGAATTGAAAAGAGGATTGTTCACCAACCAAAGGGGgggaattaattaaattatggaGGGGGATACGTTTTCAGGCCTAGGTAATGGTACACAAATAGATGGCAAGGTTTTTCAGACATTTCAAAAGAGTTTTGTACAAGTGCAGAACATATTGGATCAGAATAGGCtgctaattaatgagataaacCAGAACCATGAGTCCAAGATCCCTGATAACTTGAGCAGGAATGTTGGTTTAATCAGAGAGTTAAACAACAACATAAGAAGAGTTGTTGACCTTTATGCAGATCTTTCATGTTCTTTCACCAAATCAGTTGATGCCTCATCTGAAGGGGATTCTAGTGGTGCCTTGAGGCCTGATGGAAAACCTCCTACCAACAAGAGGAGCAAGCCTCTTTAGGAGGAGGAGGAAAAGGGATATTCAAAGTTGTGTCTCCTTTTTTATCCATTCTTTGTTATGCTGGAAACAAGATAATCCTTCCAAGATAAATTAATGGCTAGATAATAGTTATAAccttttttgttaaattttattttctcccACTAGTTGTACTTTCTTTAGTACCTTACTCAGAAATAATGACCCCCCAGAGACTGGTTCctttgttaatgtgccttgtagaTCTAATTGAATCAGAAAATGTCTGTATCCTCTAATCTTGCTggtaaattcttgattttgtctTCAATTGAAATCAAATCAACTCTTGTTTGTTCTTCTCGATGACTTTGATACATTTCCATTACTAGATGGTCCATGCCCCGTGCACACGCAACTACTAAACTGATTAAATAATGTGTACATACATTTGAGGAACAAATTTTGCagataccaaaaaaaaataaaaaattacaaaacatcTAATTAATATATAGCACAGTCCAACTTTGATTTTTGGCACATTCTTCAGCTTGTTGGAAACTCCATTATTGGTAGGATGCTGCTTTATTTCAGGGAGGGTGCAGCAGCAGAAACAATTGACTTCAATCAAATTTTACGTCAAATGAGTcgaacaacaacaatttttttaaaagtccTCATTTATGATTTCATCCTGCAAGAAAATAAATTACATGATAAGAATGTATAGAAACTTATTCAGCAAGTTTATTACGATCATTCATTGCATGAAGAGACAAGTGAATATTCTAAACCAACTCTTCTTCTTAAT comes from Capsicum annuum cultivar UCD-10X-F1 chromosome 2, UCD10Xv1.1, whole genome shotgun sequence and encodes:
- the LOC107859887 gene encoding protein ELF4-LIKE 3, with amino-acid sequence MEGDTFSGLGNGTQIDGKVFQTFQKSFVQVQNILDQNRLLINEINQNHESKIPDNLSRNVGLIRELNNNIRRVVDLYADLSCSFTKSVDASSEGDSSGALRPDGKPPTNKRSKPL